In Rhododendron vialii isolate Sample 1 chromosome 9a, ASM3025357v1, the following are encoded in one genomic region:
- the LOC131299728 gene encoding putative late blight resistance protein homolog R1B-17 — MDGIWDHRAWFDLKICFPDDDNGSRIMFTIRHKHVALLSKPMSFPPLSLRSLSPDESWNILRQKIFQKETCPSELIEIGKQIAQKCRGLPLSIVVVAGILRNEEKSREWWKQVGQTLNSHMAMDQELWTKKIALSYNHLPPHLKPCFLYLAIFPEVFEILVWKLILLWVAEGFIRKKGKKRLEDEAEEYLMDLIGRSLVLVSGRGYDGRIKACGIHDLLGEFCLQKATEEYFLQQIMGNLLVSSSSSSSSSKSSIPLTCIDSSPAQKYTHSLFPFHNGCDEYLGMGVLITVSNF; from the coding sequence ATGGACGGCATATGGGATCACAGGGCCTGGTTTgacttgaaaatatgttttccaGATGATGACAACGGAAGTAGGATTATGTTCACTATTCGGCATAAACATGTAGCTTTGCTGTCCAAACCCATGAGtttccctcctctttctctgcGTTCTCTATCTCCTGATGAGAGTTGGAATATCTTACGACAAAAGATATTTCAAAAAGAAACCTGCCCTTCAGAGCTCATTGAGataggaaagcaaatagcaCAAAAGTGTCGAGGACTACCACTTTCAATCGTTGTGGTAGCAGGAATTCTTAGAAATGAAGAGAAGAGTCGAGAGTGGTGGAAGCAGGTGGGGCAAACCTTAAATTCACATATGGCTATGGACCAAGAACTGTGGACTAAGAAAATAGCACTGAGTTATAACCACTTACCTCCTCACTTGAAACCGTGCTTTCTCTACTTGGCAATATTTCCAGAGGTCTTCGAAATTCTTGTGTGGAAGTTGATTTTGTTATGGGTTGCTGAGGGATTTATAAGAAAGAAAGGTAAAAAAAGGTTGGAGGATGAAGCTGAGGAATACTTGATGGATTTAATAGGTAGAAGTCTAGTGTTAGTTTCCGGAAGAGGGTATGATGGTCGAATCAAAGCATGTGGTATTCACGATTTGTTGGGTGAATTTTGCCTCCAGAAAGCCACGGAAGAGTATTTTCTTCAGCAAATTATGGGTAATCTACTcgtttcctcttcttcttcctcctcgtcCTCGAAGTCGAGTATTCCTCTTACGTGCATTGATAGTTCTCCTGCTCAAAAGTACACCCACTCTTTGTTTCCCTTCCACAATGGTTGCGATGAATATCTTGGCATGGGGGTCCTAATCACCGTTTCAAACTTCTGA